A single window of Nicotiana tomentosiformis chromosome 1, ASM39032v3, whole genome shotgun sequence DNA harbors:
- the LOC138899436 gene encoding uncharacterized protein yields MGCLKLKECCNNSCRRENGRKGPPDTRKDTHVNPKDQGPKQLMAVSLRNSRDLDLEQEIARKSRPTKTLVPVPIEVDDLTGLTEVTIQHVQESTSKEKEVAKETEVNIPLIYALREIRGYAKMMKDMMSRKFDFQDLATVTLAQTCSVVVTRPIAKKLSDPGSFTIPCTIDSYAFAKALCDLGASINLMPLAIYKRLGIGRVRPTSMLLQLADRTVKRLSGILDDVLVGVGKFVFPADFVILDRRVDEEIPIILGRPLLATGIALIGCETGELKLRLNDKEITFNVQKSMRRPSEFANCSLIEVVDVILEEEDVTLNAKDPLAACLMNLEEVNGEDLVEWVLALEGQGFEEQLLQVLIECKTAIGWTIADIKGIIPAFCMHKILLEDGHKPSRERSRERGGDKVIDWLEGPTSAFWMDTRGIIRSLLPQKIERKCHSLVHMASMLFGECRSPYAMHPATFQRCMMAIFTDMVEDIMEVFMDDLSVVGDSFDDCLKNLKRVLKRCVKTNLVLNWEKCHFIVQEGIVLGHLVLSKGIEVYRAKVNVIEKLSPPTSVKEIRSFLGHASFYRRFIKDFSKIANPLCKLLEKDLPFVFSDDYRIAFEELKKKLMTAPIIVFPDRGNLLS; encoded by the exons atgggttgtttgaaattaaaggaatgttgcaacaactcatgccggcgggaaaatggaagaaaaggtCCACCAGATACAAGAAAAG ACACCCATGTCAATCCAAAAGATCAGGGCCCGAAGCagcttatggcagtgagtctaAGAAATAGTAGAGACCTAGATCtagagcaagaaattgctcgCAAAAGCCGACCAACTAAAACATTGGTGCCAGTACCCATTGAGGTAGATGATTTAACAGGGTTAACTGAGGTAACGATACAACATGTACAAGAGAGCACAAGCAAGGAAAAAGAGGTTGCGAAGGAGACTGAG GTGAACATTCCACTGATTTACGCCCTGAGGGAGATACGTGGGTATGCCAAAATGATGAAGGATATGATGTCTCGCAAGTTCGACTTCCAAGACTTGGCCACTGTTACACTAGCCCAGACCTGTAGTGTTGTCGTGACGAGACCTATAGCTAAGAAGTTGTCTGACCCAGGGAGTTTCACTATCCCATGCACAATAGAcagctatgcttttgctaaagcattgtgtgatttgggggcaagcataaacttgatgcccttggctatctacaaaaggttaggcattggaagagtaAGACCCACATCTATGTTACTACAACTAGCCGACCGAACAGTAAAGAGACTATCAGGAatccttgatgatgtattagtgggggttggaaagtttgtgttcccagcagattttgtcattctggacCGTCGGGTTgatgaggagattcccataattttgggaagaccattatTGGCCACTGGGATAGCTTTAATTGGTTGTGAAACTGGAGAGCTAAAATTGAGACTGAATGATAAAGAGATAACATTCAATGTGCAGAAGTCTATGCGGCGACCAAGTgaatttgctaactgctctctaatagaagttgtggatgtaattttggaggaggaagatgtgACTTTGAATgctaaagaccctctagcagcctgtctcatgaacttagaagaagtAAATGGAGAGGACTTGGTGGAGTGGGTGCtggctcttgaaggccaagggttC gaagaacaacttttgcaggtattgatagagtgcaaaactgcaattggttggaccattgcagACATTAAGGGTATCATCCCGGCTTTCTGTATGCATAAGATTTTATTGGAAGATggccacaaaccttccagagaaagAAGTCGTGAAAGAGGAggtgataaagtg atagattggcTGGAAGGTCCCACTTCTGCTTtctggatggatactcggggtataatcagatctctattgccccagaagatagagagaaaatgtcattcacttgtccatatggcgtCTATGCTTTTCGGAGAATGTCGTTCGCCCTATGCAATGCACCCTGCCAcatttcaaaggtgcatgatggctatcttcacagatatggtagaagacataatggaagtcttcatggatgatttatCAGTGGTGGGAGACTCGTTCGATGACTGCCTTAAGAATCTAAAAAGAGTGCTGAAAAGATGTGTGAAGACTAATCTGGTGCTCAACTGGGAAAAATGTCATTTCATAGTACAGGAAGGGATAGTCTTGGGGCACCTAGTGTTGAGTAAGGGTATTGAGGTATATCGTGCAAAGGTTAATGTGATAGAAAAGCTATCACCACCCACTTCCGTCAAAgaaataagaagtttccttggccacGCCTCGTTCTATAGACGATTTATAAAAGATTtctccaaaattgctaaccccttgtgtaaactgcTTGAAAAAGATCTcccttttgtgttttctgatgactaCAGGATAGCAtttgaggagttgaagaagaaactgatgactgcaccaatcatagtGTTCCCCGATAGGGGCAACCTTTTGAGCTAA